One window from the genome of Streptomyces sp. NBC_01476 encodes:
- a CDS encoding transposase family protein, whose protein sequence is MVTHVATLDVPRHVVDHLSRLLAAHRRRLRTPRGSRALGPFRQAVLVLRWFREQACVHCLARDAGISQATGYRYLHEGIDVPADRAPELHDVLNRCRREGMTHVILDGTLIGSDRLAGVRENGNDLWFSQKHKAFGGNVQFLSSPDGTPLWVSDVEPGSTPDITAARIHALPALYKAAANGLPTLADKGYIGAGIGIHVPVRRPEGKSEKAFHADTRTTNTLIRDLRALGERAAAELKERWRTLKHVSLSPSRIGDIARAALVLNGIWK, encoded by the coding sequence TTGGTCACCCATGTTGCCACGCTCGATGTCCCACGCCACGTCGTGGACCACCTTTCACGACTGCTGGCCGCCCACCGCCGACGATTGCGCACTCCGCGGGGCTCACGGGCCCTGGGCCCGTTCCGCCAGGCCGTGCTGGTCCTGCGCTGGTTCCGCGAGCAGGCGTGCGTGCACTGCCTGGCCCGCGACGCCGGCATCTCCCAGGCCACCGGCTACCGCTACCTCCACGAAGGCATCGACGTCCCCGCCGACCGGGCCCCCGAGTTGCACGACGTCCTCAACCGCTGCCGACGGGAAGGAATGACACACGTCATCCTCGACGGCACCCTCATCGGATCCGACCGCCTGGCCGGCGTCCGCGAGAACGGCAACGACCTCTGGTTCAGCCAGAAGCACAAGGCGTTCGGCGGCAACGTGCAGTTCCTGTCCTCCCCGGACGGCACCCCGCTGTGGGTCTCCGACGTCGAGCCCGGCTCCACCCCGGACATCACCGCCGCCCGCATCCACGCCCTGCCTGCCCTCTACAAGGCCGCCGCCAACGGCCTACCGACACTCGCGGACAAGGGCTACATCGGCGCCGGCATCGGCATCCACGTCCCGGTCCGCCGCCCCGAGGGCAAGTCCGAAAAAGCCTTCCACGCCGACACCCGCACCACGAACACCCTGATCAGAGACCTGCGCGCTCTCGGCGAACGCGCTGCCGCCGAACTCAAGGAACGCTGGCGCACGCTCAAGCACGTCTCCCTCAGCCCCAGCCGGATCGGCGATATCGCCCGCGCCGCACTCGTCCTCAACGGAATCTGGAAATGA
- a CDS encoding RHS repeat-associated core domain-containing protein has product MARRQTALIETVTGAVLMGVRLYGAATGRFLGTDPIPGGNANAYDYCTADRINCLDLTGKGSWVLRKTFKLNKKTVIAVVKRLIKGGSVAAVLQDIAGVVLPGWAVHALYFLGVSAAGLGAAILAHVGKNGIKVRIGVYKPCRWIPWAYFRMQFTKLK; this is encoded by the coding sequence ATGGCTCGGCGGCAAACAGCGCTCATCGAAACCGTCACCGGTGCCGTCCTCATGGGAGTCCGTCTCTACGGCGCCGCCACCGGCCGCTTCCTCGGCACGGACCCCATCCCCGGTGGCAACGCCAACGCCTACGACTACTGCACCGCCGACCGCATCAATTGCCTTGACCTCACCGGCAAGGGGAGTTGGGTTCTCAGGAAGACTTTCAAACTCAACAAAAAGACGGTGATTGCGGTTGTCAAGCGACTGATTAAGGGTGGCAGCGTAGCGGCGGTACTGCAGGATATTGCTGGCGTTGTGCTGCCAGGGTGGGCGGTGCACGCTCTGTACTTCCTGGGGGTCAGTGCCGCAGGTCTGGGAGCGGCTATTCTCGCCCACGTCGGGAAAAATGGAATCAAGGTCAGAATCGGGGTCTATAAGCCCTGTAGATGGATCCCCTGGGCCTATTTCCGCATGCAGTTCACGAAACTGAAGTAG
- a CDS encoding VCBS domain-containing protein produces the protein MSSGARDGSTLTVTATDGGAARAVTVSVAGGGDAAVPDTSTTYGPATGQVATTTAGGHTITQVYDTLGRRISYNDGAGNTVTTAYDALDRPAKTTDSAPSTTTYTYDTSLDPRGLETSRSDSVAGTFSATYDADSNLATEALPGGCTMTTTTDETGADTSRTCTRDGMTVAEDAAADTVDGQQAARISGTAEQAYACDAAGRLTGVDTPKPTPPATARTASTTTPTAPV, from the coding sequence ATGTCATCAGGGGCGCGGGACGGTTCCACGCTGACCGTCACGGCCACTGACGGCGGGGCTGCGCGCGCTGTCACCGTGTCGGTGGCCGGCGGAGGGGATGCCGCGGTCCCGGACACCAGCACCACCTACGGCCCGGCCACCGGCCAGGTGGCCACCACCACCGCTGGCGGACACACCATCACCCAGGTCTACGACACTCTCGGCCGGCGGATCTCCTACAACGACGGCGCTGGCAACACCGTCACCACCGCCTACGACGCCCTGGACCGGCCCGCCAAGACCACCGACTCCGCACCCTCCACCACCACCTACACCTACGACACCAGCCTTGACCCCCGCGGCCTGGAGACTTCCCGCAGCGACTCGGTGGCCGGCACCTTCAGCGCCACCTACGACGCGGACAGCAACCTGGCCACCGAGGCCCTGCCGGGCGGCTGCACCATGACCACCACTACCGATGAGACCGGCGCGGACACCTCCCGCACCTGCACCCGCGACGGCATGACCGTCGCCGAGGACGCTGCCGCCGATACCGTTGACGGCCAGCAGGCCGCCCGCATTTCTGGCACGGCCGAGCAGGCGTACGCCTGCGACGCGGCGGGCCGTCTTACTGGCGTGGACACACCCAAGCCGACGCCACCAGCCACCGCGCGTACAGCTTCGACGACAACACCGACCGCACCGGTCTGA